In Pseudomonas saudiphocaensis, one DNA window encodes the following:
- a CDS encoding gluconokinase, whose translation MIVVVMGVSGSGKTTIGERLAARLECGFSDADQYHGASNKAKMAQGIALTDADREPWLAAMHAAIVERARQGADHVFACSALKRRYRDQLCGNVADVMMVFLHGPAEVLAKRVASRRGHFFDPALLNDQLAVLEPPTADEALAVDIRLTPDEIVERIVQALEARKAENK comes from the coding sequence ATGATTGTTGTCGTCATGGGCGTTTCTGGAAGCGGGAAGACCACCATTGGCGAACGGCTTGCAGCCCGCCTGGAATGCGGTTTTTCGGACGCTGACCAGTATCACGGGGCATCCAACAAGGCCAAGATGGCTCAGGGTATCGCACTCACCGACGCCGATCGTGAGCCATGGCTTGCGGCAATGCATGCGGCCATCGTCGAGCGGGCTCGCCAGGGTGCCGATCACGTATTTGCCTGTTCGGCACTCAAGCGGCGCTATCGCGATCAGCTGTGCGGAAATGTCGCAGATGTGATGATGGTGTTTCTCCACGGCCCGGCTGAAGTCTTGGCCAAACGAGTCGCCAGCCGTCGTGGGCACTTCTTCGATCCTGCACTGCTGAATGACCAGTTGGCCGTGCTGGAGCCGCCCACTGCCGATGAGGCGCTGGCGGTGGATATTCGCCTGACGCCGGATGAGATTGTCGAGCGGATCGTTCAGGCGCTGGAGGCACGCAAAGCGGAGAATAAGTAA
- the siaD gene encoding biofilm regulation diguanylate cyclase SiaD, translating into MRGPTPLELQISTILSGAEHEGHPLKEALGQLWNVHQELIERLERIARVSDGYQSLARERELSLSARFEKQLRQVEKIARISDRYQSMMQDLNIALREASTHDALTGIANRRLLTERLREEMERARRYNRPLSIAMLDIDRFKLINDGHGHAVGDSVLVEVVRVMEAEIREQDLCGRWGGEEFLILMPESSLDSAAQVMQRLSANIASLVIRVNDEQLAVTASVGVAQLQADETYSSTINRADAALMRAKRAGRNRCVRAE; encoded by the coding sequence ATGCGTGGGCCAACCCCGCTGGAACTACAGATCAGCACGATCCTCTCTGGTGCCGAACATGAGGGCCACCCGCTTAAAGAAGCGCTGGGCCAGCTGTGGAATGTTCATCAGGAGCTGATCGAGCGCCTCGAACGCATTGCGCGGGTCTCCGACGGCTATCAGAGCCTCGCCCGCGAACGCGAGCTCTCCCTATCCGCACGGTTCGAGAAGCAGTTGCGCCAGGTGGAAAAGATTGCGCGAATCTCCGACCGTTACCAGAGCATGATGCAGGACCTCAATATCGCCCTGCGTGAGGCCTCGACCCATGACGCACTGACTGGTATCGCCAACCGCCGGCTGCTGACCGAACGCCTGCGTGAAGAGATGGAGCGCGCCAGACGCTACAACCGCCCGCTGTCCATCGCCATGCTGGATATCGATCGTTTCAAGTTGATCAACGACGGTCATGGCCACGCTGTGGGCGACAGCGTACTGGTGGAAGTGGTGCGTGTGATGGAAGCTGAAATTCGCGAACAGGACCTCTGCGGTCGCTGGGGTGGCGAGGAGTTTCTCATCCTGATGCCGGAAAGCTCCCTTGATTCCGCCGCACAGGTCATGCAGCGCCTGAGCGCCAACATTGCCTCGCTGGTGATCCGCGTGAACGATGAGCAACTGGCTGTCACCGCCAGCGTGGGCGTTGCGCAACTGCAAGCCGATGAGACCTACTCCAGCACCATCAACCGTGCCGATGCAGCCTTGATGCGCGCCAAACGAGCGGGCCGGAATCGCTGCGTGCGGGCCGAGTAA
- the siaC gene encoding biofilm regulation phosphoprotein SiaC yields MNDFSLPGSQSTPAIQSDWAAGSISMQGDSYPENSFELFHPVFDWIERFLAEAERPLSLELRLLYLNTSSIKAMMEIFDLLEGAHQQGKNVAVNWYYDRQNERVVELAEEFKEDCTFPFSILSHN; encoded by the coding sequence ATGAACGATTTTTCACTTCCAGGCAGCCAGTCCACCCCCGCTATCCAGTCCGACTGGGCTGCCGGCAGCATCTCGATGCAGGGCGACTCCTACCCCGAAAACTCCTTCGAGCTGTTCCATCCGGTATTCGACTGGATCGAGCGCTTCCTGGCCGAAGCCGAGCGTCCGCTCAGCCTCGAACTGCGTCTGCTGTACCTCAACACCAGCAGCATCAAGGCGATGATGGAAATCTTCGACCTGCTTGAAGGCGCGCACCAGCAGGGGAAAAACGTTGCAGTCAATTGGTACTACGACCGCCAGAACGAGCGCGTGGTCGAGCTTGCCGAAGAGTTCAAGGAAGACTGCACCTTTCCCTTTTCCATCCTCAGCCACAACTAG
- the siaB gene encoding biofilm regulation protein kinase SiaB, which produces MESIDLFAMRDRYNQQQILLCFNGPISRSLIEEIGNALRNYMQAEHAHPSSAMDVFAAYIEMTQNIRHYTREKNWTDQQAGATVVVSRDEQGRYVVSAGNLIEAADGATLLAAIDQLAKLDKAELKAMYKEQLRKPRDEHVISGAGLGLIDIARKSSEPLRASLQPVGNGLCFVSLRAVI; this is translated from the coding sequence ATGGAATCCATCGACCTGTTCGCCATGCGCGATCGCTACAACCAGCAGCAGATCCTGCTCTGCTTCAACGGCCCGATTTCGCGCAGCCTTATCGAGGAGATCGGTAATGCCCTGCGCAATTACATGCAGGCTGAGCACGCCCACCCCTCGTCGGCCATGGACGTCTTTGCCGCCTACATCGAAATGACCCAGAACATTCGCCACTACACCCGCGAAAAGAACTGGACCGATCAGCAGGCCGGCGCGACCGTGGTGGTTTCCCGTGACGAACAGGGTCGCTACGTGGTTTCGGCGGGCAACCTGATCGAAGCGGCTGACGGTGCCACGCTGCTGGCGGCCATCGACCAGCTGGCCAAGCTGGACAAGGCCGAACTCAAGGCCATGTACAAGGAGCAGCTGCGCAAGCCTCGCGACGAGCACGTCATTTCCGGCGCGGGCCTTGGGCTGATCGACATCGCCCGCAAATCCAGTGAACCCTTGCGCGCCTCCCTGCAGCCCGTGGGCAATGGGCTTTGTTTCGTCAGCCTCAGGGCAGTCATCTGA
- the siaA gene encoding biofilm regulation protein phosphatase SiaA (SiaB is a threonine kinase acting on SiaC; SiaA is the matching phosphatase.): MAALGLRGKSLLALLVTCLLALSIAGVIGHQVLDGMQNRFGEAYARNLVQLNRERIFAPVSRELALAQRLAGSQLTLAWLQDEQNSQQRELFFREATGFQQSFGGQLYFAASAQSNGYYANGPDQPLSQSPRYTLEPANPRDEWFYQALASNTPYQFNVDRSALTGDLKIWFNVPVRDGERTLGLVGSGIDLGAFVDELIASDRAGTESMVLDAHGSILVHPNQNLVTLNADTSRGRSLATNLLGLLDDMNDAKALRQTMASSREASGEVVTLAVNLDGHPRLLALSWIPELQWFVATTVDLGTAEVVEIRPLLPAIGLLLMLMLGMIAAAAWLVEKRVLKPLRHLRISAQALAAGQHGIPLPSNRDDEIGELSAAFEAMAKQVRRHTAELEDRVQERTRELEQANREMIAAHKKIDDSIDYASLIQSAILPDRQLAEAMGDNLAVLWRPRDVVGGDFYLYRANEQGRLFGIVDCAGHGVPGALMTMLAHAAIDQALDTVGLDDPAQVLTRTDAIIRGMLHEEELAHGLATNLDLGLAFVDTEQRKVIYAGAKIALYYCDGDEVREVRAARRAIADKRPGEYHNSEIELLPKRTFYMTTDGFLDQAGGEHGYGFGNSRFAEMIRQNAQLRPPAQREAFSAELAAYQGDKPQRDDITMLCFRFD, translated from the coding sequence ATGGCCGCACTAGGATTGCGTGGCAAATCGCTATTGGCGCTGTTGGTGACCTGCCTACTTGCACTCTCCATTGCAGGGGTTATTGGTCATCAGGTTCTCGACGGCATGCAGAACCGTTTCGGCGAGGCCTATGCGCGCAATCTGGTCCAGCTCAACCGTGAACGCATATTCGCCCCGGTCTCCCGCGAACTGGCTCTGGCGCAACGACTGGCCGGCTCCCAGCTAACCCTGGCCTGGCTGCAGGACGAACAGAACTCCCAGCAGCGCGAGTTGTTCTTCCGCGAAGCCACAGGCTTCCAGCAATCCTTCGGCGGCCAGCTTTATTTCGCCGCCTCCGCACAAAGCAACGGCTACTATGCCAACGGCCCCGATCAGCCTCTGAGCCAGTCGCCACGCTATACCCTGGAACCTGCCAACCCTCGTGACGAGTGGTTCTATCAGGCGCTCGCATCCAATACTCCCTATCAGTTCAACGTCGACCGCTCCGCCCTGACCGGCGACCTGAAAATCTGGTTCAACGTCCCCGTACGTGACGGTGAGCGTACTTTGGGCCTGGTAGGTTCCGGTATTGACCTGGGGGCCTTCGTCGATGAACTCATCGCCTCGGACAGAGCCGGTACGGAATCCATGGTGCTTGATGCCCACGGATCGATTCTGGTGCATCCCAATCAGAACCTGGTGACACTCAACGCCGACACGTCGCGCGGCCGCTCGTTGGCGACCAACCTGCTTGGCCTGCTGGACGACATGAACGACGCCAAGGCGCTGCGCCAGACCATGGCCAGTAGCCGCGAGGCGTCTGGCGAGGTTGTCACCCTCGCGGTCAACCTCGACGGCCATCCGCGCCTGTTGGCCCTCAGCTGGATTCCCGAACTGCAGTGGTTCGTAGCCACCACGGTAGACCTGGGCACGGCCGAGGTGGTGGAAATTCGCCCACTGCTACCGGCTATCGGCCTGCTTCTTATGCTGATGCTGGGCATGATCGCTGCGGCCGCCTGGCTGGTGGAGAAACGCGTCCTCAAACCCCTGCGACACCTGCGCATCAGCGCCCAGGCGCTGGCAGCCGGGCAGCACGGCATCCCTCTGCCAAGCAACCGTGATGACGAAATCGGTGAGCTCAGCGCGGCCTTCGAGGCCATGGCCAAGCAGGTCCGTCGGCATACCGCCGAGCTCGAAGATCGCGTCCAGGAGCGCACCCGCGAGCTTGAGCAAGCCAACCGCGAAATGATCGCTGCGCACAAGAAAATCGATGACTCCATCGATTACGCCAGCCTGATCCAGAGCGCCATCCTGCCCGACCGCCAGCTGGCGGAGGCCATGGGCGACAACCTGGCTGTGCTCTGGCGGCCGCGCGACGTGGTGGGCGGCGACTTCTACCTATACCGCGCAAACGAGCAAGGCCGTCTGTTTGGCATCGTCGACTGCGCCGGACACGGCGTACCCGGAGCCCTGATGACCATGCTGGCCCATGCTGCCATCGATCAGGCCCTCGACACGGTCGGGCTCGATGATCCGGCGCAGGTACTGACCCGCACCGACGCCATCATCCGCGGCATGCTGCACGAGGAAGAGCTGGCCCACGGCCTGGCCACCAACCTGGATCTGGGCCTGGCGTTTGTCGATACAGAGCAGCGCAAGGTGATCTACGCCGGCGCCAAGATCGCCCTGTATTACTGCGACGGCGACGAAGTGCGGGAAGTGCGCGCTGCTCGTCGCGCCATCGCTGACAAGCGCCCGGGCGAGTACCACAACAGCGAAATCGAGCTATTACCCAAACGTACCTTCTACATGACCACCGACGGCTTCCTTGACCAAGCCGGTGGTGAACATGGCTACGGCTTCGGCAACAGCCGCTTTGCCGAAATGATCCGCCAGAATGCTCAGTTGAGACCGCCCGCACAGCGCGAGGCATTCAGCGCCGAACTTGCCGCTTACCAAGGTGACAAACCCCAGCGCGACGACATTACAATGCTGTGTTTCCGGTTCGATTGA
- the ettA gene encoding energy-dependent translational throttle protein EttA, with translation MAQYVYTMHRLSKVVPPKREILKNISLSFFPGAKIGVLGLNGAGKSTLLRIMAGVDTEFDGEARAMPGLNVGYLPQEPQLDPSKTVREIVEEAVSVIKDAQARLDEVYAAYAEPDADFDALAAEQAKLEAILQSSDGHNLERQLEVAADALRLPPWEAKIEHLSGGEKRRVALCRLLLSAPDMLLLDEPTNHLDADSVAWLERFLHDFPGTVVAITHDRYFLDNVAGWILELDRGQGIPYEGNYSGWLEAKSARLAQESKQQSAHEKAMKEELEWVRKGAKARQAKSKARLARFEEMQSQEFQKRAETNEIYIPAGPRLGDKVIEFKNVRKGYGDRVLIDDLSFSMPKGAIVGVIGGNGAGKSTLFRMIMGKEQPDSGSIEIGETVQLACVDQGREDLDGSKTVWEAVSGGLDMIRIGNYEVPSRTYVGRFNFKGGDQQKFVKDLSGGERGRLHLALTLKEGANVLLLDEPSNDLDVETLRSLEEALLDFPGAAIVISHDRWFLDRVATHILSYEDDGSVVFFEGNYTEYEADRKKRLGDAASQPHRVKYKKLAQ, from the coding sequence ATGGCTCAATACGTCTACACCATGCATCGGCTGAGCAAAGTCGTTCCGCCGAAACGTGAAATTCTCAAGAACATCTCCTTGTCGTTCTTTCCCGGCGCCAAGATCGGCGTGCTGGGCCTCAACGGCGCGGGCAAGTCCACCCTGCTGAGGATCATGGCCGGGGTCGATACCGAGTTCGATGGCGAGGCGCGCGCCATGCCGGGTCTGAACGTCGGTTACCTGCCGCAGGAACCCCAGCTCGACCCGAGCAAGACCGTGCGTGAGATCGTCGAAGAGGCGGTCAGCGTGATCAAGGATGCCCAGGCGCGTCTGGATGAGGTCTACGCCGCCTATGCCGAGCCGGACGCCGATTTCGACGCGCTGGCCGCCGAGCAGGCCAAGCTCGAAGCCATCCTGCAGAGCAGCGACGGCCATAATCTGGAGCGCCAGCTGGAAGTCGCCGCCGATGCCCTGCGCCTGCCGCCATGGGAAGCGAAGATCGAACATCTGTCCGGTGGCGAGAAGCGCCGCGTGGCGCTCTGCCGCCTGCTGCTGTCGGCACCCGATATGTTGCTGCTGGACGAACCAACCAACCACCTGGACGCCGACTCGGTCGCCTGGCTGGAGCGTTTCCTCCACGACTTCCCCGGCACCGTGGTGGCCATCACCCACGACCGCTACTTCCTCGACAACGTCGCCGGCTGGATTCTCGAACTCGACCGCGGCCAGGGCATTCCCTACGAGGGCAACTACTCCGGCTGGCTGGAAGCCAAGTCCGCGCGTCTGGCGCAGGAGTCCAAACAGCAATCGGCCCATGAAAAGGCCATGAAGGAAGAGCTGGAGTGGGTGCGCAAGGGCGCCAAGGCCCGCCAGGCCAAGTCCAAGGCCCGTCTTGCTCGTTTCGAGGAAATGCAGTCCCAGGAATTCCAGAAGCGCGCCGAAACCAACGAGATCTACATTCCCGCCGGTCCGCGCCTGGGCGACAAGGTCATCGAATTCAAGAACGTGCGCAAAGGCTATGGCGACCGCGTCCTGATCGACGATCTCTCGTTCAGCATGCCCAAGGGCGCAATCGTTGGCGTGATCGGTGGCAACGGCGCGGGCAAATCGACGCTGTTCCGCATGATCATGGGCAAGGAACAACCGGACTCGGGCAGCATCGAGATTGGCGAAACCGTACAGCTGGCCTGTGTGGATCAGGGCCGTGAGGACCTGGACGGTAGCAAGACCGTTTGGGAAGCGGTGTCAGGCGGCCTGGACATGATCCGCATCGGCAACTATGAAGTGCCTTCGCGCACCTATGTGGGTCGCTTCAACTTCAAAGGCGGTGATCAGCAGAAGTTCGTCAAGGACCTCTCGGGCGGTGAGCGCGGTCGCCTGCATCTGGCGCTGACGCTCAAGGAAGGCGCCAACGTGCTGCTGCTCGACGAACCGTCCAACGACCTTGACGTCGAGACTCTGCGTTCATTGGAAGAGGCGCTGCTGGACTTCCCCGGCGCTGCCATCGTGATCTCCCACGACCGCTGGTTCCTCGACCGAGTGGCTACTCACATCCTCTCTTACGAGGACGACGGCAGCGTGGTGTTCTTCGAAGGCAACTACACCGAGTACGAAGCCGACCGCAAGAAGCGCCTGGGCGATGCTGCTTCGCAGCCACACCGGGTCAAGTACAAGAAACTCGCGCAGTAA